TGACCCGGCCGCTTCCTAAGTGCGGTCAGGCATCTCGTGACCGCGGCGGGCGCCGGAGGCCCcgcggtgggagggagggccggGACTGGGAGCAAACAAGAaggccccccacccctcccccgggCTGTTGCTAGTGAGGCTTTCGGCAGAGTTAAAACCTCAAGCCCGAAATCAGGGGTGGAGTGGGGCGTTGGAATAATTCCCCACTCTCCACCCCAGGGCGTGCGCTCCCCGCCCGGAAGGGCTGACCTTGGCCCGGCGGagttgtggggggtggggggtggggggtggtaagCTCCGGGGCTCGGCTCCCGCCGCCCCCTCGGATTCCTGGCCCGGCGGGGGCCAGAGGAGGGGGGCCcggacacactcacacacacacacacacacaccccacacgcAGCGCGCGCCAATGAGCCCCGGCCAAGGCGCAGGGGGCGGGGTTTTCCCAGGCTCGAGCACAGCAGCTGCTATTTACCTTCTTGGCTTCTCCCGGGGACCAGGAACCAGCCCCCGCGCTCCGCCGCCCGCCGCAGCCCCCCGCCTCCCTGCCCCCggggcgcgcgcacacacactcacacacgcacgcacacacacatcctcCCGGCCGGGCCGCAGCCGCGGCGGCAATAAAACATCCTGGCACGTGCTTCGGCTCCTGGCGCGCCCTTGCCGGCCGGCTGATGTCAAACTGCAGCTCGGCTGGTGTAGCTCTTAAAGGGCCCGCGCGCGCCGGGTGCTGAGGCTGCCCCGGCCGCCCGCGGGgcgagaaggagggagaggctgcCGCTCCGCTCGCCACCTCAACATGCAGCAGAATCGAGAGCCGGCGGGTGGAAAGGGAAAGGGTGGCGAGGACGCGCGCGCGTCCCTGAGGCATTGCCATCAAAGCCCCCCTTGTTCATCTTTCATTTGAAATTCCATTTCCTTTCGGCTCAGTTGGAAATTATTCTGATTGTTTCCTGGGTAAGAGCGGGGTCCAAGGCCCCAACTCCAGAAGAGAAATGAAGGCCGGGCCGGGGTGGGCGCGTGGGGGGTGAGGGCGGGGATCAAAAACCACCTTGCTATGAAAAACCTGCACATGTAAGatggaggcactttttctgcatGCAAGAAGGAATTTTTTTGGTCCGTTTTCTGCATGGTCGACTTTCACCCCTCTACTCCCCCGAATGTGCGGAGTCTGAGCGGGAAATCACTTGGATGTTTCCGTAACTCACGCCCTTACACAATTCCCCCCTTTTAACCACTGCAATTATAACCTTTTATCCTTGCCCTtctaaaccttttaaaaaatatatttcaaatgaacTTCTTATTAGCGTCAAAGCAGCTCTATTACACATGAACGGAAATAAGGAGCAAAGACCCTAGctccaaaagaaataaactagACTAGAGCAAACCCAATGCGGAAAAATCCTCTCTAAAGCAAAGCCCAGCAGGGAGAGTAGCGAAGGGTTAAAATCCTTTTGATTGACGTTGTAGCCTCTGGTGCCCCGGGCTCAGGCGCGCGCCATTGGCCGCCAGGCCTTGTGCCTGGCGGCCAATGGGGGGGCGCGGTCCACGAGCGGTGCCGCGTGTCTCCTCCTCCCATTGGCTGAAAGTTACTGTGGGAAAGAAAGTTTGGGAAGTTTCACACGAGCCGTTCGCGTGCAGTCCCAGATATATATAGAGGCCGCCAGGGCCTGGGGATCACACAGGATCCGGAGCTGGTGCTGATAACAGCGGAATCCCCCGTCTACCTCTCTCCTTGGTCCTGGAATTGCGCTACCGATCACCAAGTAGCCATAAGATATTGTAATAAACCCTCAGCACTTGCTCAGTAGTTTTGCGAAAGTCTCAAGTAGAAGGGacataaacaaaacaatttttgtgtgtgtgaagaactccaaaaataaaattctctagggatttaaaaaaaacaaaaaagaaaaaatgccagctgatataatggagaaaaattcCTCGTCCCCGGTGGCTGCTACCCCAGCCAGTGTCAACACGACACCGGATAAACCAAAGACAGCATCTGAGCACAGAAAGGTAAGGGCAGTACCTGCATCTCTTGCAGCCCCAAGAGATTAAGACGGGGTTGGGGGCTCCTTTCCTCCTTAAAATCGAGGGGGTGAAATGGCAGGTCCCATGGGAACTcagctctcctttttttttctttacagtcaTCAAAGCCTATCATGGAGAAAAGACGAAGAGCAAGAATAAATGAAAGTCTGAGCCAGCTGAAAACACTGATTTTGGATGCTCTTAAGAAAGATGTAAGTGGGTAAttctgctttttttaaataaaaaaaccaaaatactaTTTATCAGGTATTAAGAGTGAAACCCCGTTGCCAGCGGGATCTTCTCCGCCTGCACTGCATTCTCTGAGGCGGTAGGGCTGAGCCCCTCTAGCCAGGGTCTAGGGATGTCGCCACCACGGCCGGGGGGGGGGACCCCCCCAGCACTCCGAGCCCGCTGGCGGGGCTCTCACtttcctcccttgcctcttcgGTGCAGAGCTCACGGCATTCTAAGCTGGAGAAGGCAGACATTCTGGAAATGACAGTGAAGCACCTCCGGAACCTGCAGCGGGCGCAGATGACGGGTGAGGGCGGCTCGCCGCGTCCTCCTCTGCGGGCGTCCCTCTCTCCCCGCGGTGATTTCTTCCAGACTTCCGCCAGTGGTTGTGAGAGGCATTCAGCTACATTTTACTGCCTTGGCTCACTCTTGCGTTCCCACGGTCTGGGGCTTATTTATAGCCACAACTCCAAGTTGTTACTGTTccggaaagggagggagagaggttgTAGCAACGAGGGCTGCGGGCGGCTTGGCAGCGGGGGAAGCGGGTGGGGGCGAAAGGACTTAGAACCGTGGCGGTTTTTAAGCTGCGTGGAGCCTGGGGTCTTCAGGTTTAacactccctcctcccccactacAGAACGGGAAATACGGCTCGGATGGATGGTGGAGAAGGGGGGAAGGGCATTATCCAAGGTCACATCGCgcgagggtggggaggaggcaaaTCTGAGGCTTGAGATCGGTTTAAATGGACCGACAGGGAACGGAGAGGGAGCGTCTCGGGTTCGGTCGCCAAGCTAGTGTGGAGAGGCGGATGGTTTTTCTAAACCCAGCCCGGTAGCCAAGAGGCAGTTCCGCGGGCGGGTGGTCAGGGAGGCGCGCCGCGGGGACCTCCCAGGGTGGAGGCGGCGGCTTCGGGGCCAGGGCTGTTCGGTGACCCGTCTGTCTCCTTCTGGCCCGCAGCCGCGCTAAGCACAGACCCGAGCGTGCTGGGGAAGTACCGCGCCGGCTTCAGCGAGTGCATGAACGAGGTGACCCGCTTCCTGTCCACGTGTGAGGGCGTTAACACCGAGGTGCGCACCCGACTCCTCGGCCACCTGGCCAACTGCATGACCCAGATCAACGCCATGACCTACCCAGGGCAGCCGCACCCCGCCTTACAGGCGCCGCCGCCACCCCCTCCGGGACCCGGAGGTCCGCAGCACGCGCCGTTCGCGCCGCCTCCGCCGCTCGTGCCCATCCCCGGGGGTGCGGCGCCCCCTCCCGGCGGCGCGCCCTGCAAGCTGGGCAGCCCGGCTGGAGAAGCGGCTAAGGTGTTCGGCGGCTTCCAGGTGGTGCCGGCTCCCGACGGCCAGTTTGCCTTCCTCATCCCCAACGGGGCCTTCGCTCACAGCGGCCCAGTCATCCCAGTCTACACCAGCAACAGCGGGACCTCCGTAGGCCCCAACGCGGTGTCGCCTTCCAGCGGCCCCTCGCTCACGGCGGACTCCATGTGGAGGCCGTGGCGGAACTGAGGGGCTCAGGCCACCCCTCCCCCTAAATTCCCCAACccacctctcttccctccctcgggACACTAAACAGAAACTTGGAGGCTGGGAACGAAGGGAGGAGTTTTGTGATTAACTGgttactttgtttttttcaatttctaaagTTACTTTTTTGTAGAGAGCTGTATTAAGTGACTGACCATGcactatatttgtatatattttatatgttcatATTGGATTGCGCctttgtattataaaaattcagatGACATTTCGTTTTTTACAcgagatttcttttttatgtgatgCCAAAGATGTTTGAAAATGCTCTTAAAATATCTTCCTTTTGGGAAGtttatttgagaaaatataataaaagaaaaagagtgaatgCTGTTATGTCTTAGAACTGATTATTTCAGAATATGTAAAAAAGGTCTCAGCAGAATTTGTTACATGTAATCTGAGAATTCAGGAATTGGCTCTTTTGTTATTAAAAGAACATTCAAAAAACTCTGTCCAACCTTCTACCAACCCTCCTTGAACTGAATTCCATTTAATTTGTGAGAACCCATCTGATATGGCTTCCCTGATCAATTTGTGGTCAATCTCTTAAAGGATTTCAAAAACTTTTCTAGTTGCAATTGGGTAGTTCATTCAGTCCAGGCTCTCATACTGGCTCCTTCTGAGGAGGGTGGAACAGGGCTGAATTCATGAAGTTCATCAATCCAGTACTATTGCCCACTGCACATTAACGGGTGGCTCCTGCACCATTACTGCCCTGGGGTAGCTCACCAACATCCAAGTAAAAACAGTCTTCATAGCTGCAGCCTCCAGCCTTCAAGTGTTGCAGTCTTCCTTTAATTAGTCCTTAGGTGCAGCTAGACATTTTCTGTACCAGCATCTAAAAGTTTGAAATGCCTCTCTGCACCCTCTTCAAGCAAGCTGAGAAGGTCAACAGATTCCTTCTGCCAAGGAACAGCTAGTTAGACTCCCAAGTGGAGCCCGAGTCCAGATGATTAACACCAGACATATGTTTTTGATAAGTTTCTGTGCTTGGCTCTAATAGAGAAAGCATGTGGGGGCCTTGCTGGCAAGCACACAGGCCATCTTCCCCTTTTAATACAAACAGCAAGCGACCCCTTTGCTTGGTCATGCCCCATTTCCAGGCAAGATGTGGGCTCCAGATAGAAGCAAAAGGGTTGTCTCCGGTTTCAGCTCACATAACCCTCCTTAACAAGTCCTAACTCAAAGCGGACAGCTTTAAACTGTGCCAGGATCTGCAGGGAATTTCTTCCAAATCCCATCACAAAGGCTTGTCAGATTTTGTCAGATTTGGCCAGGTGTTTGACTGCATCCAGGTGTTGGGGAAATGAAAACCACGGGCCCTGCGAGACCAGACACATCAGCGGCGCTGTGGGTCTGGCGGACGCGCCTTCCTCCCCCACCGACGGCCAGTCGTCCTCCCTGCCCGGCCCCTCCCGCCAGCCTCCTCTCACCCCCCCTTCTTTTGGAAGGGCTTCTGGGAGGAGAAGGATGAGGCGGGAGAGATCAATCTTTGAAGCCTTCCTAACAAAGATAAAGCCAACGATTTTCTGTCTTGTTTCAAAAGCTTTACCTCTCCCCCGCCTAGCTGGCCTTTTCCACAGGCCAGTATGGAGAGCCGCTCTATCACAGGAATAATCTAGCAGACAGCAGTCAGTTTTCTCAAATACCTTCCACCCAGTTTCGGACCTAGAGTGAGAGGtttaaaagatactttaaaaattttggctCCAACTTGCCTCATTTTGTTTCTGTGAAAGGTGTCCAACACACCTTCCCCCCCCCagagaaatacacacacatacacacacagcctTCTTTATCATATCATTTTTCTGCCGCTTCTCTCTTGTTCAAACACAAACATAACAACAATTGCTCTTTTAAGACACCCATTCCAAGCTCAAATGCTTCACTTGGTAAATCTGTCCTCTGGCTCCGCTGGAAGTGTCCCAGCAGAAATAATGGAGACAACAGGGTCTCATCTCATTTTTATAGAAGTACATTTATGTTCTTAAAAAttgacacgcacacacacacagtgagatCACTAAATCAACTCAAAACTAAATCTCTGTCTTTCCCTGCGCTGAAGGGGAACAACTGAAAAAAGTGGATTTCTATTAATATCAGCAAAAGCACACAGATATGGGGGGAGTGAttaaggaaaagaagtaaacatTTGTTCGTTTGAAAATAATCAGTAGTTTGaaaatggtcttttttttcctgaatttgggTTTAAACTAGTAGATGAGGCATTTCTGTACAAtacagaaagaaaggggagaccCTAGGCCCCAATGGGGATTTTCAGGCTCTTGTGTCAGCTCTGCCACCAAACTCACTGTGTCACTTTGGATGAGTCATTTCCCTTCTCTGGAACATTTCCAAGTCCGTAAAATGAGTGGGTTTATGTCTAAGGCCTTGTGCCCTCCTGCACCCAGGCTCTTTCCGGAGTAATTAGTTGAGGGAGAGGAGAAGCTTCAATCTGGCCCCCACCCGCATCCTTCGGGCCTGAACTAATTACACAGCCTCGGGTCGCACccagcagcccctctcccccgcccccgggCAGTGACGATGTCTCCTGGAGATCAGGCGCGGCTCCCAGCTCCACGTCCGGATGCTGGCCGCCGGCCTCGCTGCCGCGTGCATTAGCCTCTCAATGGAGACCCTCGGGGCTCCGGCCCCCCGCCGTCCGTGGCAGCATCCGGAGCGGAAAAGGCGCTGAACTGGAAGGGGGCTCTCTTGGGTCTAGACGGGCGCCTTCTCTAAGCGGTGAATTGCCGCGACTGGGAGGCGCGCCCCATTGC
This genomic window from Kogia breviceps isolate mKogBre1 chromosome 5, mKogBre1 haplotype 1, whole genome shotgun sequence contains:
- the HES1 gene encoding transcription factor HES-1 isoform X2, translated to MPADIMEKNSSSPVAATPASVNTTPDKPKTASEHRKSSKPIMEKRRRARINESLSQLKTLILDALKKDSSRHSKLEKADILEMTVKHLRNLQRAQMTAALSTDPSVLGKYRAGFSECMNEVTRFLSTCEGVNTEVRTRLLGHLANCMTQINAMTYPGQPHPALQAPPPPPPGPGGPQHAPFAPPPPLVPIPGGAAPPPGGAPCKLGSPAGEAAKVFGGFQVVPAPDGQFAFLIPNGAFAHSGPVIPVYTSNSGTSVGPNAVSPSSGPSLTADSMWRPWRN
- the HES1 gene encoding transcription factor HES-1 isoform X1, encoding MPADIMEKNSSSPVAATPASVNTTPDKPKTASEHRKSSKPIMEKRRRARINESLSQLKTLILDALKKDSSRHSKLEKADILEMTVKHLRNLQRAQMTGEGGSPRPPLRASLSPRGDFFQTSASGSALSTDPSVLGKYRAGFSECMNEVTRFLSTCEGVNTEVRTRLLGHLANCMTQINAMTYPGQPHPALQAPPPPPPGPGGPQHAPFAPPPPLVPIPGGAAPPPGGAPCKLGSPAGEAAKVFGGFQVVPAPDGQFAFLIPNGAFAHSGPVIPVYTSNSGTSVGPNAVSPSSGPSLTADSMWRPWRN